A single Amphiura filiformis chromosome 8, Afil_fr2py, whole genome shotgun sequence DNA region contains:
- the LOC140158870 gene encoding SPARC-like has product MEFSLQCIFLIFSAALVVAQDVLPQGEQDPCLDKRCKKPAGSMCIPVLKGDKWKPKCKCPEDCTNERLDPVCSVYGKQYNNLCELHLYGCNKGKNIMMAYKGECVASQEECVKDELMQFPHRVLEWFLHLKEIDEFGQLDSNNNIRKISDEERETISRWKFDQLDRKHDDSLDARDLKEFRFALMPLEHCASKFFAMCDIDKNSKISYEEWTDCLMIYDRPEEGVVNSQTYIANAQVNVVDSKDKRNSPEPEEEEVEDEDEGDVVEEDEEDDI; this is encoded by the exons GTTGTAGCTCAAGATGTCCTTCCACAAGGTGAACAAG ATCCATGTTTGGACAAGCGATGCAAGAAACCAGCAGGCTCCATGTGTATACCTGTATTGAAAGGGGACAAATGGAAACCCAAATGTAAATGCCCGGAAGACTGTACCAATGAGCGCCTTGATCCTGTGTGCAGCGTTTATGGCAAGCAGTATAATAATCTATGCGAATTGCATTTGTATGGGTGTAATAAGGGCAAAAATATTATGATGGCATACAAAGGAGAGTGTGTAG ctTCTCAAGAAGAGTGTGTTAAAGATGAGCTGATGCAGTTTCCTCATCGTGTCCTGGAGTGGTTCCTACATCTCAAAGAAATTGATGAGTTTGGTCAACTGGATAGTAACAATAACATCAGAAAGATTTCAGATGAAGAAAGAGAAACAATTTCAAGA TGGAAATTTGATCAATTGGATCGCAAACATGATGATTCGTTAGATGCAAGGGATTTGAAGGAATTCCGATTTGCCCTCATGCCATTGGAACACTGTGCTAGCAAATTTTTCGCAATGTGTGATATTgacaaaaatagcaaaatttcatATGAAGAATGGACTGACTGTCTGATG ATTTATGACAGACCAGAAGAAGGAGTAGTCAACTCACAGACCTACATTGCAAATGCACAAGTCAATGTTGTAGATTCAAAAGATAAAAGAAACAGCCCAGAACCAGAAGAGGAGGAAGTTGAAG ATGAAGATGAGGGAGATGTAGTGGAGGAGGATGAAGAAGATGATATCTAA